A part of Daphnia pulex isolate KAP4 chromosome 6, ASM2113471v1 genomic DNA contains:
- the LOC124195393 gene encoding mucin-2-like, whose translation MMLARPFVVFLTMVAIVFLCAILDPTSAAALAKIASLNDKPISPAAKEKMNNPSSTKAPATWATRPNNATTTRHYLPTLNLFLSDGSSSESRDFSTRRTSFRPTGSPASSKSPLKGFNLIMDEISSQILSNTRPPATRTTEPLKGDAYYENKERTTNLADPTRDGVQMTKGPFFTSNPKIEHHHFQNVDHLPENTPPIKDLPIPTTIRPNGPTLNLVLDGPTTTTTTTTTTRRPPLRPIDSLLMQYQQREDDQQSNKKKRPQDNLLEWLVMMQQPITGPVEPVKSFPIEEVKKSVQPVKPLSVETILTPPVQPVKSVPLHELMPPVIENLHQEKSNQPSEEYEYEEEYELTGSGERMSLGQPQVPVNLPNRLSNEVEQSSNDWKRPHLTPGKMDQEDFIGPIVTHLFKPNPFSSSSLNKKSGTAPPATTSFGTKRPISSRPTITVGMRDWPVQVGLQKPSPPVQVGLKEWPVQGLQSRPKPTKPTVKPGEYQMGNVHVNSVTTPGGQLPKRKPIMGNEFQMNSGTDTIMERFNFTPVATRRPFVSSPAPARLPPSPYKNQLINPPSAPLLLTVSDNDNQRERNDNNQRKTANSYQTQSRAPSYGQSSYYMNNNSPYEQINMYAQQKPPAIDMSSYYGYPSSNSGGYPSSGGGYPSSGGGYKPMKPVIDPEDYNYQSGETDQDLDYDYPTNEEVKPPPNPFIPGLGLFGNEANIILIPKPITSSTARPPFFSSSSTTLRPSGQFSTSEPITNEVTTSRPFSPGQQMGIIEVVTPGPLWPPFASSSTTTPSIPQFSTNKPTFRPTRPTRPTKRPTRPRPTITSTTQTPITTGTSTQMGIIGGVTPGPLWPPFGSSSTTTPSTPVEQFSSNRPTLRPTRPTRPTRPTKRPTRPRPMSPTTTPTTTTPSTTTPTTTPTTTTPTTPTTTPTTTPTTTTTTTEGPFDPTDDYYDEVTDFSTGNPTTQQEMVNIPGLVPNPIGITNMSNIIVVPKPTTVAPTIETTTTVLIPQMMNSNMDTTNRPLDGIIDITLGITTPPSITTTALPTESPITSVIIPITQAPSAGSTTITPTTQPTVTDATLDPSDYIFVDPFPDFGIDYPEEMAVDIPGVMMQIPIGISNGTNVILIPKPNITSTTSTTSTTSTTPSPFQPLDNSTNNEMDMFMNAVGMLEEQLDIGLQNVDFMENFNFVGTRPTIRPSSSTTPSSNFPTVRPSSSTTPSSNFPTVRPSSSTTSSNFPTVRPSSTTSTSPNFPSNPTAGFPSAMHMDPNHQQSTTPIPFRPPSSFVTSGPLNNNMFPNRPPLRPIRPTAGPIVYPSNQFVDPSNQFVNPSNQFVNPSNQFVNPSNQFVNPSNQFVYPSNQFVYPSNQFVYPSNQFGYPSQPVYYPEEFTKPKPDYGSIKPSYGAPPLRPTYGVPPPSYYGSVPPVGPTWPTKPTDGMFQQGTSTMGPSIGIFQPPIQDPIGISNPGNVVKPSGGRPPFFVSSSSTTTAPVSFQPINLAQPTQQPSGIFESQMGNFNGSSVPSGGGGDPFVVVQPPFVSPFFPDQFITNRPATTPSTTTTTTTPTTTTTPTTTTTPTTTTTPTTTTTPTTTTVRTTTTTATERPITIKPPTTSDTTSSTTTAVSTLLPTSTEAPFDLFQQQIKPIIPSQMGNGFIPHRPPFNQSTPSTAFNLTAFLDSFATYYGIPSFLFPGYYQMGNFYQLSTTTTTTTTVASTGDAIAGVVASSTASPSSTDNQPCNQLSAAELTTPSSYTGPPPTTTNEFDDILVTDSPSIQPSNKPSNNKPTPPIGLPLPPNPISTIFFPSVSSGSSSSSSSSSSDGSVSSGGITGGSVTSSGSTISVTGFLLFFFFIALPIIFGCLTLLEIPFIVSGVLVLAVVPLTLILFLKVSGAFHGRKHRNWNIDWKRILSEPDDEMRRLEQDVWALLDSFPYREMEVTTTEVTWNHLDDDYYSR comes from the coding sequence ATGATGCTGGCACGGCCATTCGTTGTGTTTCTGACGATGGTCGCCATCGTTTTCTTGTGCGCGATTTTAGATCCGACATCCGCGGCGGCTTTGGCAAAGATCGCATCGCTAAATGACAAGCCCATCAGCCCAGCAgctaaagagaaaatgaataaccCGAGTAGTACAAAGGCACCCGCAACTTGGGCGACACGTCCTAATAACGCCACGACTACTCGTCATTACTTGCCGACgctcaatttgtttttaagcGACGGCTCGTCGTCGGAATCGCGGGATTTTTCGACTCGGCGGACGTCCTTCCGTCCGACCGGCTCACCGGCATCCAGCAAGTCGCCACTCAAAGGCTTCAACTTGATCATGGACGAAATATCTTCCCAAATCTTGTCCAACACGAGGCCGCCGGCGACTAGGACGACCGAGCCATTGAAAGGCGACGCTTATTACGAAAACAAAGAACGCACCACAAATCTAGCCGATCCAACGCGAGATGGCGTCCAAATGACCAAAGGTCCATTTTTCACCAGCAATCCCAAAATCGAGCACCATCACTTTCAGAACGTCGATCACCTGCCGGAGAACACGCCTCCAATCAAAGATTTGCCAATTCCGACGACGATCCGCCCAAATGGCCCGACGTTGAATTTGGTGTTGGAcgggccaacaacaacaacaacaacaaccaccaccactcgAAGGCCACCTCTTCGGCCGATCGATTCCCTATTGATGCAATACCAACAACGAGAGGACGACcagcaatcaaacaaaaagaagagaccgCAAGATAATCTGCTGGAATGGCTGGTGATGATGCAACAGCCAATAACGGGACCAGTTGAGCCGGTCAAGAGTTTCCCCATTGAAGAAGTGAAGAAATCCGTTCAGCCGGTAAAGCCTTTATCGGTTGAAACGATACTAACGCCGCCAGTCCAGCCCGTCAAGAGCGTTCCTCTTCACGAACTAATGCCACCGgttattgaaaatttgcatCAGGAGAAATCGAATCAACCGAGCGAGGAATATGAATACGAAGAAGAATATGAGCTAACTGGATCGGGCGAAAGAATGAGTCTGGGACAGCCGCAAGTGCCCGTCAATCTGCCCAACAGACTTAGTAACGAGGTGGAACAGTCCAGCAACGATTGGAAACGTCCTCATTTAACGCCAGGGAAAATGGACCAAGAGGATTTCATTGGACCTATTGTGACACATCTCTTCAAGCCCAACCcattttcttcgtcatctttGAACAAGAAATCAGGAACCGCTCCACCGGCGACGACTTCGTTCGGAACTAAGCGGCCCATCAGCAGCAGGCCGACTATCACGGTTGGTATGAGAGATTGGCCCGTCCAGGTAGGACTGCAAAAACCTTCTCCACCTGTACAAGTTGGGCTGAAAGAGTGGCCCGTTCAAGGGCTTCAGTCACGGCCCAAACCGACCAAACCGACTGTCAAGCCGGGCGAATATCAAATGGGCAACGTTCACGTGAATTCCGTGACAACTCCGGGCGGTCAACTGCCAAAAAGGAAACCGATCATGGGGaacgaatttcaaatgaacaGCGGGACCGACACTATCATGGAACGTTTCAATTTCACCCCAGTCGCTACTCGACGGCCATTCGTCAGTTCTCCGGCTCCTGCTCGCCTTCCTCCCAGTCCTTACAAAAATCAACTAATCAATCCGCCATCAGCTCCGTTATTACTCACCGTGTCGGACAACGACaatcagagagaaagaaacgacAATAATCAAAGGAAAACGGCCAATTCCTATCAAACTCAATCTCGAGCTCCATCATACGGCCAGTCGTCGTATTACATGAATAACAATTCTCCGTACGAGCAAATCAACATGTACGCACAGCAAAAACCGCCGGCAATCGACATGAGCAGCTATTACGGGTACCCAAGTAGCAACAGTGGTGGTTATCCGAGTAGCGGTGGAGGCTATCCGAGTAGTGGTGGAGGCTATAAACCTATGAAGCCGGTGATTGATCCAGAAGATTATAATTACCAGAGCGGCGAAACAGACCAGGATCTCGACTACGATTATCCTACAAATGAAGAAGTCAAACCGCCACCAAATCCGTTTATTCCCGGACTAGGATTATTTGGTAATGAGGCGAATATCATATTAATCCCCAAACCCATCACCAGTAGCACCGCCAGGCCGCCGTTTTTCAGTTCTAGTAGTACGACGTTACGACCGAGCGGCCAATTTAGTACGAGCGAGCCTATTACGAATGAAGTAACGACGTCTCGTCCGTTTAGTCCGGGGCAACAAATGGGAATCATTGAAGTTGTCACTCCTGGGCCCTTGTGGCCTCCATTCGCTAGTAGTAGCACTACAACTCCTTCGATTCCACAATTCAGCACTAATAAACCCACTTTCAGGCCTACGAGACCTACGAGGCCAACTAAACGACCCACTAGACCAAGGCCAACCATAACATCCACAACACAGACACCAATAACAACAGGTACGAGTACACAAATGGGAATCATTGGAGGTGTCACTCCTGGTCCACTGTGGCCACCATTCGGCAGTAGTAGCACTACAACTCCTTCGACTCCAGTCGAACAGTTTAGCAGCAACAGACCAACTTTGAGGCCTACGAGACCTACGAGACCTACAAGACCCACTAAACGTCCCACTAGACCAAGGCCAATGAGCCCAACGACAAcaccaacgacaacaacaccATCAACAACCACACCCACAACGACACCCACAACGACAACACCAACGACACCAACGACAACACCAACAACGacaccaacaactacaactacTACTACGGAAGGGCCCTTCGACCCGACCGATGACTACTATGATGAGGTAACAGATTTCAGTACCGGGAATCCAACAACTCAACAGGAAATGGTGAATATTCCCGGACTCGTTCCCAATCCTATCGGCATCACTAACATGAGCAATATAATTGTGGTACCGAAGCCAACAACAGTAGCGCCAACTAttgagacgacgacgacggttcTCATTCCACAGATGATGAATTCGAATATGGACACGACAAATAGGCCGCTGGATGGAATCATCGACATTACACTGGGCATCACGACACCACCCAGCATCACAACAACGGCGCTACCGACAGAGTCGCCGATCACATCAGTTATTATTCCGATCACACAAGCACCTAGCGCGGGGTCCACTACAATTACTCCTACAACGCAACCGACAGTTACTGACGCCACTTTAGATCCGTCCGATTACATCTTTGTGGATCCATTCCCGGATTTCGGGATCGATTACCCGGAAGAAATGGCCGTAGATATTCCCGGAGTCATGATGCAGATTCCGATTGGAATCAGCAATGGGACAAACGTCATTTTGATCCCGAAACCAAATATTACATCAACCACATCCACCACATCCACCACATCGACTACACCGAGTCCTTTCCAGCCACTCGATAATTCCACCAATAACGAAATGGACATGTTCATGAATGCAGTCGGAATGCTGGAAGAGCAACTGGACATTGGTTTGCAGAATGTCGATTTCATGGAGAATTTTAACTTTGTTGGCACGCGCCCAACCATCCGTCCATCCAGTAGTACTACGCCTAGTTCAAATTTTCCAACCGTCCGTCCATCCAGTAGTACTACGCCTAGTTCAAATTTTCCAACCGTCCGTCCTTCCAGCAGTACGACTAGTTCAAATTTTCCAACCGTTCGTCCTTCCAGTACTACATCAACTAGTCCAAACTTTCCATCCAATCCAACAGCAGGCTTTCCAAGCGCTATGCATATGGATCCAAATCACCAACAGTCGACGACCCCCATTCCATTCCGTCCGCCAAGCTCGTTCGTAACATCCGGACCGTTGAATAATAACATGTTCCCTAATAGACCTCCTCTGCGACCTATTAGACCTACAGCTGGGCCCATAGTATATCCCAGTAATCAATTCGTTGATCCCAGTAATCAATTCGTTAATCCCAGTAACCAATTCGTTAATCCCAGTAATCAATTCGTTAATCCCAGTAACCAATTCGTTAATCCCAGTAATCAATTCGTTTATCCTAGTAATCAATTCGTTTATCCCAGTAATCAATTCGTTTATCCCAGTAATCAATTCGGATATCCCAGCCAACCTGTTTATTATCCAGAAGAATTTACAAAGCCCAAACCTGATTACGGGTCAATTAAACCCAGTTACGGCGCTCCGCCTCTCCGACCAACGTACGGAGTCCCTCCCCCGTCGTATTACGGCAGCGTTCCGCCAGTGGGTCCAACCTGGCCGACAAAACCGACCGACGGAATGTTCCAGCAGGGGACATCGACTATGGGACCGTCGATTGGAATCTTCCAGCCTCCAATCCAAGATCCGATAGGCATCAGCAATCCAGGAAACGTCGTCAAACCTTCGGGTGGCCGGCCACCGTTTTTCGTGTCAAGCAGCAGCACTACAACTGCGCCGGTGAGTTTCCAGCCAATCAATTTGGCCCAGCCCACACAGCAGCCGAGCGGCATCTTTGAGAGTCAAATGGGCAACTTTAACGGAAGTTCAGTTCCAAGTGGTGGAGGCGGTGATCCATTTGTGGTCGTTCAACCGCCGTTCGTCAGTCCGTTTTTCCCCGATCAGTTCATCACAAACAGACCTGCAACAACTCCTTCAACCacgacaacaacgacaacaccgacgacaacaacaactccgaCGACAACGACAACACCGACGACAACTACAACtccgacgacaacaacaacacccacTACAACGACAgtcagaacaacaacaacgacagcAACTGAACGGCCGATAACAATTAAACCCCCGACAACAAGTGACACAAcatcttcaacaacaacagcagtttcGACTTTGCTTCCTACCAGCACCGAAGCCCCCTTCGACTTGTTCCAGCAACAAATCAAACCCATTATCCCGTCCCAAATGGGAAACGGTTTCATCCCGCATCGTCCCCCATTTAACCAGTCGACACCTTCCACTGCTTTTAACCTAACAGCATTCCTCGATTCTTTCGCGACCTACTACGGAATCCCTTCGTTCTTATTCCCCGGCTATTACCAAATGGGCAACTTTTATCAGCtctcaaccaccaccaccaccaccacgacggTGGCGTCGACGGGCGATGCGATTGCGGGCGTCGTTGCGTCATCAACCGCTTCCCCTTCGTCAACCGACAATCAGCCGTGCAACCAGTTGTCAGCGGCAGAACTGACAACACCAAGCTCTTACACCGGTCCACCACCAACGACCACCAACGAGTTTGATGACATTTTGGTGACAGATTCGCCATCAATCCAACCATCTAATAAACCGTCTAATAATAAACCAACGCCTCCAATAGGGCTTCCACTGCCACCCAACCCAATATCTACCATCTTCTTCCCTAGTGTGTCTTCcggttcatcatcatcatcttcttcttcttcatccgacGGATCCGTTTCCTCGGGTGGAATCACTGGTGGCAGTGTGACTTCATCCGGCAGCACAATCAGCGTCACGGGcttcttgttgttctttttctttatcgctTTGCCCATCATCTTTGGCTGTTTGACTCTTTTGGAAATCCCGTTCATCGTCAGCGGTGTCTTGGTGCTGGCCGTCGTTCCGCTGACCCTCATCCTTTTCCTCAAAGTCTCGGGCGCCTTCCACGGACGGAAGCACCGGAACTGGAACATCGACTGGAAGCGCATCCTGTCGGAACCCGACGACGAAATGCGGCGGCTCGAACAAGACGTCTGGGCCCTGCTGGACAGTTTTCCTTATCGGGAGATGGAAGTGACAACAACGGAGGTTACCTGGAATCATCTCGACGATGATTATTACAGCcgttaa